The following are from one region of the Rhizobacter sp. AJA081-3 genome:
- a CDS encoding FIST N-terminal domain-containing protein: protein MKTFLQAHATHPDWRYALAMVQPQLQAQQRERAPYEPTLGWVYLTDHYAAQAEALLAELKQHWPGVAWVGAVGIGVAACGVEYFDEPALSVMLAELPRAQFRVFSGATPLAGFAAHSAQVHADPNTQDLAELVADMSDRTATGYLFGGLASARSRTLHIADTVLQGGLSGVAFAAGTALVSRVTQGCQPVGRLRTVTSSTNNVITTLDGEGALDCLLADLGLAGREPREALPQIRQTLVGLSDPAERADGVSAAHRGAFGPDTRVRHLIGLDPARRGIAIGDTAPEGLQLAFCQRNTEAAKRDLVRICAEIREELEPEEMPLAAGVADAAAAEPGAAAIAGAVYVSCSGRGGPHFGAPSAELAIVRRALGDVPLVGFFAAGEIARHHVYGYTGVLTVFTGTR, encoded by the coding sequence ATGAAGACCTTCCTGCAGGCCCATGCCACGCACCCCGACTGGCGCTACGCGCTGGCGATGGTGCAGCCGCAGCTGCAGGCACAGCAGCGCGAGCGCGCCCCGTACGAGCCGACGCTCGGCTGGGTCTACCTCACCGACCACTACGCCGCGCAGGCCGAGGCGCTGCTCGCCGAGCTGAAGCAGCACTGGCCCGGCGTGGCCTGGGTCGGCGCGGTGGGCATCGGCGTGGCGGCCTGCGGCGTGGAGTACTTCGACGAGCCGGCGCTGTCGGTGATGCTCGCCGAGCTGCCGCGAGCGCAGTTCCGCGTCTTCTCGGGCGCCACGCCGCTGGCCGGCTTCGCCGCGCACTCCGCGCAGGTTCACGCCGACCCGAACACGCAGGACCTGGCCGAGCTGGTGGCCGACATGAGCGACCGCACCGCCACCGGCTACCTGTTCGGCGGCCTCGCCTCGGCGCGCAGCCGCACGCTGCACATTGCCGACACGGTGCTGCAGGGTGGCCTGTCGGGCGTGGCCTTCGCGGCCGGCACGGCCCTGGTGTCGCGTGTCACGCAGGGCTGCCAGCCGGTGGGCCGGCTGCGCACGGTGACCAGCTCCACCAACAACGTCATCACCACGCTGGACGGCGAAGGCGCGCTCGACTGCCTGCTCGCCGACCTGGGCCTGGCCGGGCGCGAACCGCGCGAGGCCCTGCCACAGATCCGCCAGACGCTGGTCGGCCTGTCCGACCCGGCCGAGCGCGCCGACGGCGTGAGCGCCGCGCACCGCGGCGCCTTCGGCCCCGACACGCGCGTGCGCCACCTGATCGGGCTGGACCCGGCGCGCCGCGGCATCGCCATCGGCGACACCGCGCCCGAGGGCCTGCAGCTGGCCTTCTGCCAGCGCAACACCGAGGCGGCGAAGCGCGACCTGGTGCGCATCTGCGCCGAGATCCGCGAGGAGCTCGAGCCCGAGGAGATGCCGCTGGCCGCCGGCGTGGCGGACGCCGCCGCCGCGGAACCCGGTGCCGCCGCCATCGCCGGAGCGGTGTATGTCAGCTGCTCCGGCCGCGGCGGGCCGCATTTCGGCGCGCCGTCGGCCGAGCTGGCCATCGTGCGGCGGGCGCTGGGCGACGTGCCGCTGGTCGGCTTCTTCGCCGCCGGCGAGATCGCCCGCCACCACGTCTATGGCTACACCGGCGTGCTGACGGTGTTCACCGGCACCCGATGA
- a CDS encoding LysR substrate-binding domain-containing protein — MAPPRIPPIHCLMSFEALARLRSVTLAAAELNVTPSAVSHRMRQLESQLGVKLFARGDFALSAEGAAYLVQVRQGLQALQQVPGPGAGSGTTRLRLAVTPTFSRQMLMPRLALFRHAYPDVELILQVSIPLMDTKAEDADLEIRYGSGPYAGVEQERILVDQIVPACSPEYLHEAGPFEGFDTLEQVGRARLIRSPLEPWNTWFAACGIALPEPREGAQFNDVGLMLDAAAAGFGITLLRLKLGHEWLDSGRLVRLSPRSVASPHHHFLCWKPGAMQRWECAAFADWLRLCSLNCRGLKTLTRGA; from the coding sequence ATGGCGCCGCCGCGCATCCCGCCGATCCACTGCCTGATGAGCTTCGAGGCGCTGGCGCGGCTGCGCAGCGTCACGCTGGCGGCCGCCGAGCTGAACGTCACGCCCAGCGCGGTGAGCCACCGCATGCGCCAGCTCGAGTCGCAGCTCGGCGTGAAGCTGTTCGCGCGCGGCGATTTCGCGCTCAGCGCGGAAGGTGCCGCCTACCTCGTCCAGGTGCGCCAGGGCCTCCAGGCCTTGCAGCAGGTACCGGGCCCCGGGGCCGGCAGCGGCACGACCCGGCTGCGCCTGGCGGTCACGCCGACCTTCTCGCGCCAGATGCTGATGCCGCGGCTGGCGCTGTTCCGCCACGCCTACCCGGACGTCGAGCTGATCCTGCAGGTCTCCATCCCGCTGATGGACACCAAGGCCGAAGACGCGGACCTCGAGATCCGCTACGGCAGCGGGCCCTACGCGGGCGTCGAGCAGGAGCGCATCCTCGTCGACCAGATCGTGCCGGCCTGCAGCCCCGAATACCTGCACGAGGCCGGGCCCTTCGAGGGCTTCGACACGCTCGAGCAGGTGGGCCGCGCCCGCCTGATCCGCAGCCCGCTGGAGCCGTGGAACACCTGGTTCGCTGCCTGCGGCATCGCGCTGCCCGAGCCGCGCGAAGGCGCGCAGTTCAACGACGTCGGCCTGATGCTCGACGCGGCGGCGGCCGGCTTCGGCATCACCTTGCTGCGCCTCAAGCTCGGACATGAATGGCTCGACAGCGGCCGCCTGGTGCGCCTGTCGCCACGCTCGGTGGCCTCGCCGCACCACCACTTCCTGTGCTGGAAGCCCGGCGCCATGCAGCGCTGGGAATGCGCCGCCTTCGCCGACTGGCTGCGCCTCTGCAGCTTGAACTGCCGAGGGCTGAAAACGCTCACGCGCGGCGCGTGA
- a CDS encoding GNAT family N-acetyltransferase, with product MTVLHGERVTLRPWRDDDLAPFAALNDDPEVMQHLSGRLSREDSDAMAARIREHFDRHGFGLWALDVPAIGFAGFVGLSAQVPFEIGVPGIAPHPHEIGWRLARAAWGHGYATEAATLALRHAFAHLHLPQVVSFTVPANRASQAVMQRIGLTPRGEFDHPRFAVGHRLRRHVLYAIDAPDHAAAEIP from the coding sequence ATGACGGTGCTTCACGGCGAGCGCGTCACGTTGCGCCCCTGGCGCGACGACGATCTCGCCCCCTTCGCCGCCCTCAACGACGACCCCGAGGTCATGCAGCACCTCAGCGGCCGCCTGAGCCGCGAGGACAGCGATGCCATGGCGGCGCGCATCCGCGAGCACTTCGATCGACACGGCTTCGGCCTGTGGGCGCTGGACGTACCCGCGATCGGCTTCGCCGGCTTCGTGGGGCTGAGCGCGCAGGTGCCGTTCGAGATCGGCGTGCCCGGCATCGCGCCGCACCCGCACGAGATCGGCTGGCGGCTGGCCCGCGCCGCCTGGGGCCACGGCTACGCCACCGAGGCGGCCACGCTGGCGCTGCGCCATGCCTTCGCACACCTGCACCTGCCGCAGGTGGTGTCGTTCACCGTGCCGGCCAACCGGGCCTCGCAGGCGGTGATGCAGCGCATCGGCTTGACGCCGAGAGGCGAGTTCGACCATCCGCGCTTTGCGGTCGGCCACCGGCTGCGCCGCCACGTGCTGTACGCGATCGACGCGCCGGACCACGCGGCGGCCGAGATTCCCTGA
- a CDS encoding FAD-linked oxidase C-terminal domain-containing protein yields the protein MGASADRKTRRAEVVGELSAVLPSHALLWHSEDTVPYECDGLTAYRAQPLAVALPETEEQVAAVLRTCHRLNVPVVARGAGTGLSGGALPHKLGVTMSLAKFNKIVSIDRASRTARVQCGVRNLAISEAVAPLGLYYAPDPSSQIACTIGGNVAENSGGVHCLKYGLTLHNVLRVRGFTVEGEAVEFGSEALDAAGLDLMGVLVGSEGMLAVTTEVTVKLVPKPLLARCIMASFDDMRKAGDAVASVIAAGIIPAGLEMMDKPMTAAVEDYVHAGYDLDAEAILLCESDGTPEEVDEEIGRMVEVLQRCGATAISVSEDEAQRLRFWSGRKNAFPASGRISPDYMCMDSTIPRKRLADILLAIQEMEKKYQLRCANVFHAGDGNLHPLILFDANDPDQMHRCELFGADILETSVRMGGTVTGEHGVGVEKLSSMCVQFAPAEREQMLSLKRAFDPKELLNPGKVIPTLHRCAEYG from the coding sequence CTGGGCGCGTCGGCCGACCGCAAGACACGCCGCGCCGAGGTGGTGGGTGAACTCTCGGCCGTGCTGCCTTCGCATGCGCTGCTGTGGCACAGCGAGGACACCGTCCCCTACGAGTGCGACGGCCTGACGGCCTACCGCGCGCAGCCGCTGGCCGTGGCGCTGCCCGAGACCGAGGAGCAGGTCGCTGCCGTGCTGCGCACCTGCCACCGCCTGAACGTGCCGGTGGTGGCGCGCGGCGCCGGCACCGGGCTCTCGGGTGGCGCACTGCCACACAAGCTGGGCGTGACGATGAGCCTGGCCAAGTTCAACAAGATCGTCTCGATCGACCGCGCCTCGCGCACGGCGCGCGTGCAGTGCGGCGTGCGCAACCTCGCCATCAGCGAAGCGGTCGCACCGCTGGGCCTGTACTACGCGCCCGATCCGTCGAGCCAGATCGCCTGCACCATCGGTGGCAACGTGGCCGAGAACTCCGGCGGCGTGCACTGCCTGAAATACGGCCTGACGCTGCACAACGTGCTGCGCGTGCGCGGTTTCACCGTCGAGGGCGAGGCGGTCGAGTTCGGCTCCGAGGCGCTCGACGCCGCCGGGCTGGACCTGATGGGCGTGCTGGTGGGCAGCGAGGGCATGCTCGCCGTGACCACCGAGGTGACGGTGAAGCTGGTGCCCAAGCCGCTGCTGGCGCGCTGCATCATGGCCAGCTTCGACGACATGCGAAAGGCCGGCGACGCGGTGGCCAGCGTGATCGCCGCCGGCATCATCCCGGCGGGGCTGGAGATGATGGACAAGCCGATGACCGCGGCCGTCGAGGATTACGTGCACGCCGGCTACGACCTCGACGCCGAGGCCATCCTGCTGTGCGAGAGCGACGGCACGCCCGAAGAGGTGGACGAAGAGATCGGCCGCATGGTCGAGGTGCTGCAGCGCTGCGGCGCCACCGCCATCTCGGTCAGCGAGGACGAGGCGCAGCGGCTGCGCTTCTGGAGCGGGCGCAAGAACGCCTTCCCGGCCTCGGGCCGCATCAGCCCCGACTACATGTGCATGGACTCGACCATCCCGCGCAAGCGCCTGGCCGACATCCTGCTGGCCATCCAGGAGATGGAGAAGAAGTACCAGCTGCGCTGCGCCAACGTGTTCCACGCCGGCGACGGCAACCTGCACCCGCTGATCCTGTTCGATGCCAACGACCCCGACCAGATGCACCGCTGCGAGCTGTTCGGCGCCGACATCCTGGAGACCAGCGTGCGCATGGGCGGCACGGTGACCGGCGAGCACGGCGTGGGCGTCGAGAAGCTCAGCTCGATGTGCGTGCAGTTCGCGCCGGCCGAGCGCGAGCAGATGCTCTCGCTCAAGCGGGCCTTCGATCCGAAGGAACTGCTCAACCCGGGCAAGGTGATCCCGACGCTGCACCGCTGTGCCGAATACGG